TTGGCTGTCAATAGTAAACGACATCAATCGTTTGCGAGGTACATCTGAACATAAAAAAGTCATTTCAATATTGAAGTTGAGCTATGATAATTTGCCTTCTCCATTGAAACAATGTTTTTCATACTGCTGTATTTTTCCGAAAGACTGGAAAATAAATAGAGAAATGCTAATTCGTTTATGGATGGCGGAAGGATTCCTTTTGCCATCAGTTGGAGGAGAAAATATATCTCTTGAAGAGATAGGAAATGAATATTTTGAGCATCTAGTCTGGAGTTCGTTTTTTCAAGATGTGCAGGAAAGTGTAATATCGGGGGACAGTGTTGTAACCTGTAAGATGCATGATTTGGTGCATGATCTTGCACTGAGCGTCCTAGATTGTAATGAATTTGGAATTACAAAGGTAAAAGATGGGAAGGAACAAGTTTCAGATGTTCGTCGTTTACAGCTGCAATTTGATGGAGGACGAAGAATGACATCTCCAAATGTGTTATTGAATGCGATGAAGTTGCGAACTATTATTGCTGTTCAACCAGAAAATTTTTCACATGTTAATTCTTTCTTTCGTCATAAGTGTTTACGAATATTATGTCCGCTAGGTTACTGGGTTGGATGCTCACTCTCTCGTGGATTCGATCGCCAAATATGTTCTGCTTCTCCGATTTCTAAGCTGAAGCATCTAAGGTACCTTGACCTCTCATTCATTGATTTATCTCGTGAGGTGTCTTTAAGTCATTCTTACAATCTGCAAACACTCATACTGGTTGGATGTGAAAACGTTCCCAGCCGGTTTGTTAGTAAAATTGGGTCATTGAAGAGTTTGAGGCATCTTGATATCTCGTACTCGGATATTAAATTTATACCCGAAAATATCGGTTCCTTAGAACATCTAAGTTGCCTTGATGTTTCAAATACACAAATCTCAAAACTACCAGATTCAATCACTCGTATCAGCAGTTTAAAGATTTTGAAGTttgattattgttattatttagaTGCCTTACCTATAGAGCTAGGAGCACTGACCGGATTAAGGCGTCTTAATTTGATTGATACTAATATCCAAGAATTGCCCGAATCATGCATTACGAACCTTTGCAATTTGGAGATCGTGAGACTTGGTTGGGAGTGTGAGCTTCCCAAAGAAATTAAGAATTGGCCGAAATTGAGAATTTTTACACTCTAGAGAAAATTATGCAATGCCAAGAGGTATAGAAAATCTCACCAGCCTTGAAGAATTAGATTACGTGGCCAGTAATGGAAGTGGTATTGAAGAGTTGGGAGGCTTAAACTCCCTTAAAGAGTTGGGTATAAGAAATCTGGATAATGTCAAAGGTGGAAAACAAGGCGCGAAGTTAAATGACAAGCAACACCTTCGAGTACTGAATCTGCATTGGGGTTCCACTGGAAATGACGATCATGAAGTGCGAAATAGAAGAATTGTGAATGACGCTGCGGTGTTTGAGGGTCTCCAGCCTCACTCAAATTTGAAGAGGTTGAGGCTAGAAGGATTCTCAGGTTTCAATTATCCAAAGTGGATGATGGGTTATTCCAAATTGACAAACTGCCTTCCGAATTTGGTGGAATTAAATTTAATAAATTGTGATCAGCTTCCTGCGCTGGGTATGCTCCCATTTCTTAGGGTTCTTGAGATTCGGAAAATGAAATCAATAAGTGTCTGGGAGAAGAATTTTATTATCAACAAGAAAAccaagacgaagaagaagaaagcatTAGTAGTACAAAGATATCATCATCATTATTCCCTTCGTTACTTGAATTGGAGATTGAATTGGAAAACTTAGAAGAATGGGTTGCTCCTCCTCTTTCTTCTACTACTTCTTGTTTCCCTTCACTTGAGAGTCTGATGATGATTGACTGTAAAAGATTGAGAACCGCACCGAtaacttgtttttcttctctCAAGACATTGGAATTATGGCGTACCGATGATAATGTAGTAAACTCGTTCTTCAATAGAGGAGGTGGTCTGACCTCTCTCACAGAGATTCACATACGGGAATCTCCAGATCTAATATATCTACCACCACTAGGCGTACTACTCCAACACAATACTCCGAATCTTCAACTCCTAGATATTAGATCCTGCTCAAGTTTTCAAGGTTTTCGTGATGAGGAtctaaaaaacaacaacaacaacaacaacaattctcttCGCTCGTTGCGCTTAATCAATTGCCCTGTTTTAACGTCTCTACCGGATTTACGATTATTCACTTGTATTCAGTCATTGAAGTTGGAATATTGTCCTGGTTTGACGTCTCTACCAGATTTACGATTATGTACGTCTCTCCGGGAATTGACCATCTACAAATGCGATAAACTGAATAAGAAGTCGATACCTTATGATCTTAAGAAGTCCCTGACGTTTCTTGAAGATCTGAGAGTTGATTTCATTCAAAGAGATGAGGGTGGTCCGGATGCATCTTATGAAGAAGAATTAATTAatttgatggagaagaagaagaaaatctgcTTGCTATAATTCATCTCCCCAACAGGTCCCTTTTCCTTCTCTCTCTGCTTCTCATTTTATCTAAAATTTCTTATGGTGTATATGCTTTGATGATTGAAATTGATGAAAAACACCTTCAactctatttatttgtttattaagtctatCAAGGTCACTTTGCTTATGAATTCTATTTGTAACCAGGTTAGATCAAAATCGGAGTTACTTATTCAACTACATTTTTGTAGCTAGGTTGATGACAGAGGAGTCGCGATGAGCAACCAGGCATGCACTACTGACAAGCTCTTAAAATTCTCCCAACAGTGAATATTGTAGTGGCAAGTAAGGATTGGGCATGTACTTCCTTTCGAAAACATTTTTCTATTAAAActgattcttttttcttttaagcaTATTAAAACTGAATGTTCAATTTCCTCTTGTCCGTAATTTCTTCTAGTAATTGTTTCGATTGTTTCACTTTTCTCTTTTGATGATGATGCAAATTTCCCAgaaactttatttttttttcacttgactatcgACAGATTTCTATTAAGCATGCCGGAAATTAATAatttcggcatggtattcatactaaaaacAGTGCTGGCATAGTAAAAAGGTGTGGTGTTCATActaaaactatgccggtacgcaaaaccggcattgtattcatcatGAATACAACGCCGGTACACAAAATCGGCAATGTATTAATGCCGGTAttaactgaaactgaaaattttcAGTTACAAATTTTTATTCCACCCTAAATGAGTTTTTTCACAACAAATCGATGATTAGGTttctttcaatgctggagaagagaagagaatgagagaaaaagaagaaaagaagttaaAATACTAAATGGTATTTTAGTACTTCAATACCCAAATATCACCCCTTAGCTGACACTATTGGATGGAATTAGTAATTTATATCTCCCGATTAGAGCTGCACAGCTACCGTTTCAGATCTGGTTTTGGCTGGAACCGATACCTGTACACGGAGTTGACCGGTTCCTCAATTTGTGTACCTGTACCTGGACTTTCCTGTATCGGTAAGACCGGTCCGGTTCcagaccggtaccgggtttttacctgaATATTGACACACACGGGCTAACAACAAACTCACTcaatatataaagttcaacattacaaCTTAAGTTCAAATTAACAAAGGTTTAAAACAACATCACACACTTAAGTTCAAAATAACAAAGGTTTAAAACAACATCACACACTTAAGTTCAAAATAACAAAAGTTTAAAACAACATCACAATATGGCTGCACTATCATGGATTTTAATTCAAGCATTTTTTTAGCATAGAATCCCATATGGctgtaacaaaaaaataaaacaagaaagtaAGTAAGCAATACAAGAGAACTTGAAAAGTAAGTACTATTAAATAGAAAAAAAACTAATATATTACCTGCCtcatcttcaacatcatcatcaggtATATAATCGCACAGAATATCAAGAGCAGTGGgcttttgaagaaagctttgtgTACAGAGCAATGCCTTAACTAGAAAATTTGTGAATATTAGAAAATTTTTTTCGACCCCACAACCTTTAAGTCCTGGCTCCTTCGATGACAATAATCATCCATGGTAAGCGATAAAAAATCCTTACATCCGGCTTTTGCCGTCTCTAACATCAAGAATTTGATCCCTATTAATCTAGATATCAAACAGGACGAATATTCTTCATGGGTTTTCCggtttcaacttcatcttcaagcaCACAACCTACTTTTTCTTATTGATGATTCCACTCCACCACCAGATCTTGACGCTGCCACCATACTACAACTTGATGCCCTCTGTCGtcaatggatgttctccaccatggccaAAGACTTGATGCTTACCGTTCTCAAAACTGGAAAAACTGCTAAAGAGTTATGGAATTATCTTAAACGCCTCTTCCAAGACAACAAAGGCAGCCGTGCCGCCAATCTCGAAAGTAAGTTCGTAAATCTAAAGTTTGTTGATTATAACAATGTTGATGATTATTGTGATAAACTACATGCACTTCCAAATCGGTTAAGTGACCTCGATTTTCCAATGGATGAAAAACGATTGGTTATTCAACTTGTTAATGGActtccggaggaatacaacacTGTTGCCTCCTTCATTCAACAACCGATGCCCTCTTTTGACACTGCTCGATCTCAACTGCGTACCGAGGAGATCCGACGTGAAAACCTATCAGCTTCCGGCTCCCACACTGCCCTTGCAGCCGCCAACAGCCGCCGTCTTCAACCTCCTGTATCGTACGCTCCATCTTCTCGTCGATCGTCAGCTGCTGAACCCAACAGCAACTACATGGGCCGGCAAGCACCTCTACTACCTACTCCAGCGAGCCCACGGCAACCCTACCCAACAGAAACTACATGGGCCTCTCAGTGGTCGTCTCCCCCAAGCCCATACCTAACGGCTCCAGGCTTCCACTCTCCTGATCATTACTGGGCTTCTCCGCTTCACTTCGCTGGACGTGGCCGAGGACGCCATTTCCGTTGACGTGGTCGTGGCCGTGGCAGAAGCACTACACCATCCCGTTCACCACAAGCATACATCACTCCCACCACGGAATTCCTTCACCCATCGGACATTGCCGAAGCATACAGCTCCTTGAGCATTCGAACACCTGATGATGACTTCTATATGGACACTGGTGCAACCTCACATATCACCTCGGATCCAGGTACCCTACATAATGTTTTTCATTCGATCAAAGTACGGTCTATCTTAGTGGGAAATGGCAATAGAATTCCGGTCACTGCTAGTGGCTCTAGGTTCATAAATCTCCCATCTCACACCCTCCATCTCAAAGACACTCTAGTCGTTCCTTCCATCATCAAAAATTTAATTTATGTTCGTAACTTTActactgataatcatgtgtctgttgagtttgatccttatggtttttTTGTGAAGGACTTGAACTCGGTGAAGACTATTCTACGATGTGATAGTTCTGGGGAGCTCTATCCCATCACTAGATCTGTCGTGCCATCATCCATATCGTCACCACCTCACCAATATTCTCTTGCCGTCTGTTCACCCGACGTTTGGCATAGTCGCCTCGGCCACCCTGGCAAGGCTGTCTTAGATGCTTTACGCACAAAGTTTTTTATTAAATGTAATAAGGATCATTCTCCCAAtctttgtcattcttgtcaaaTTAGCAAACATGTTCGTCTTCCCTTTTATGACTCTGATTCTACCAGTGTTTCTCCTTTTGATATAattcatagtgatttatggacATCTTCGTTAAACATTGATACGGGGTTTTGCTATTATCTTCTCTTATTGGATAATTTCACAAATTATTTAtgggtttttccactaaaattaaaATCCCAGGTTTTCGCCAAATTTTTGGAATTCCAATCCTTTGTTCAAACTCAATTTGAACGCCAAATTAAATCATTCCAATGTGACATGGGTCGCGAATCTGACAATTCCTCTTTTCACAAATTTGCTGGTCAACACGGCTTAGTATTTCGTTTCTCTTGCCCTCACACATCTTCTCAAAATGGTAGGGCCGAACACATGATTCGCCGAATCAATGATATCACTCATACTCTAATGTCTCATGCCTCCATTCCTCCCAAATATTGGGTCTATTCTCTTCTTATGGCTGTCTATCTACACAATATCATTCCCACTAAAATTCTCAATTTCAAATCACCAATGTCCATCTTGTATAGACGTCAACCCACATATGATCACTTTCGCATTTTTGGTTGTCTTTTTTACCCTAATCTTTCTTCCACAACACCACACAAACTTGCTCCGCGCTCCACTAGGTGTGTTTTTTTTTGGCTTCCCACCAAATCATCGTGGTTATCGTTGTCTTGACATTTCCACAAACAAAATCATCATTTCAcgacatgtcacgtttgatgaaaACGTCTTCCCCTTCTCAACTTCATCTCCCTCCGGATATTCCCCTCCGCAAGATCCTTCCTCCTTACAAATCCATCCCCTTTACTCCTTTCTAGACTCCTCCACCTATCCACCTACTTCCGCCAGTTCCCCCGTCCAAACTACACCTACGGACTCCACTATCACTTCTCCTGTTCCCTCAGCTCCTGCGTCCTCTCATGACTCAGGCCCATACTCCTCCTCACCGACGACCCACATATCCAGCCCACCAATCCAACCCAAATTTGTCGCCTCTCCAGCCCATCCCAAACCAACCCACCACTATACCTCCTCCACAGCCCACTCCTACTCAGCCCAGTTCACTTCCCTCTCCACCGAGTTCCCCTCTCCTGCATAACAGCCCATCAACTGCCTAATCCATTCCTACCCGTATCACATCACTCCCTTCTCCACAGCCCAGTTCCCTTCCCTCTCCACCGAGTTCCCCTCTCCTGCATACCAGCCCTAAACAGCAACATACCGTTGCTGCCTTTACCGCACGTCCGGCAACACGTGCTTCCCGTGGCATATTTTGGCCCATCCAAAAGCTAAACCTCCATGTTCAAAATGATTCTCCCATTTCCCCTCTTCCCCGTTCCTATCTCTATGCCCTTAGGGACCCCAACTGGAATCCTTCCATGCATGACGAGTACAATGCTTTGATGGAGACGGGTACCTGGGATCCTGTTCCTCGTCCACCAGATGCTCACGTCATCCGATCCATGTGGCTATTTCGTCACAAATTTCATGCTGATGGTACCTTGCAGCGGTACAAGGCTCGTCTCGTAGCGAATGGGAAATCACAACAGGTGGGTGTTGACTGTTTTGAGACTTTTAGTCCGGTTGTCAAACCGGCGACTATACGCACCGTGCTCAGTATTACTACCTCACGGTCATGGCGTATTCATCAACTAGACGTCAAAAACGCCTTTCTTCATGGTGATTTCGCTGAGACTGTTTATATGCATCAACCACCGGGCTTTGTTGATTCTACCCATCCCGATTTGCATTGATGAAACGTGAATTTGCCATGACTGATCTTGGCACATTACATCAATTTCTGGGTATTATTGTGACTCACACGGATTTGGGCCTCTTTCTATCACAATCTTCATATGCGCAGGATATCATTGCACGTGCATCGATGGCGAACTGTAACCCGGTCGCTACTCCAGTTGATACTCAATCGAAGCTCGGTACTACATCAGGACCTCCACTTCAGGACGCAACTTTATACAAAGTCTAGCCGGAGCTCTTCAATACCTGACTTTCACCCGTCCTGATATTTCGTATGCCGTGCAGCAGGTTTGTCTCTTTATGCATGATCCTCGGGAATCACATATGCAGGCTATAAAACGCATTCTCAGGTATCTTCAGGGTACCCTTGATCACGGATTATCTCTATCGGCTTCTACTATTACTGGTTTGACTGCATAatctgatgctgactgggcgggTTGTCCGGATTCTCTTCGATCGACCTCAGGCTACTGCATCTTTCTTGGAGACAACCTGATATCTTGGTCGTCCAAACGACAAGCTACGGTCTCTCGTTCTAGTGCGGAGGACGAATACAAAGGGGTTGCTAATGCTGTTGCCGAAACCACTTGGTTACGCAATTTACTTCTCGAGCTTCACATCCCTTTACGACGCGCTACTATTGTCTACTGTGATAACGTTAGTGCAGTCTACATGTCAGGGGACCCTGTTCAGCAACGCACAAAACATGTGGAAATTGACATCCATTTTGTTCGTGAGCGGGTACGTATCGGTCATATCCATGTTTTGCACATCCCTTCTGACAGTCAATACGTCGATATCTTCACCAAGGGTCTCCCTCGAGTATTGTTTGTTCGTTTCCGTTCTAGTCTCAACGTCTGCTCCTCCCCCGTttcgactaagggggtgtaatagacaaTATATTGTCAGAATATTTAGTTACCTTTCTGTTACTTAGTTACCTTTTTGTTCTGGGAGAATATGAGATTTGCATTGACTTCTCCCAGATTTCCTGTAATATACAAAACTCTACTTATATGAGTTTTAGGCAAATAATAAACGATCAAGGATAGATTACCAAAACTCTAACAAGTACAATAATGCATCTTCATTTGAGAGGTCTTTGAGAAAAgatgaaagagaaaaaagaaaagttgTAATGGATGTTTGCTAACTCATACGCTTGGAGGAGCCTCATCATCTCAGTTATGAAGAAACTACATTTTGAGACCTGATTTGACTACTTTATTGTTATATACTGCTGCAGTCTGCTTTTTGGTACAATAATGCACTTTGATTTGAGAAAAGATGACAAAGGAAACAGGAAAGTAGGTGTGGGCCGTGTGGCTAGTGGTAATGTATGTTTTACGAGTACTGGTATTGCAGCAGCATTTGTGTGGTTAAAAGAGAGGTAAACATTCTACACTCTCGTATCTCTCTCACTCTCACTCTCTCCGAACAAAcactttcatcttctttttctctatcttttaCTTATACTTTTATAATGGCTTCTGAAAGTAATCTAGTTAACGGTGTAACTGAGATCTTGAAACCGTTGATCTCTCTAATCACTCAACAGATTTCTTCGGCATGGGGTGTTAAGGATGACTTAAGGAAGCTCAAGGATACCTTGGAGTCAATCCAAGCTCTGATTACTTCTGCTGAGTAAAGACAAGTGAATGATCCTACAGTCAGACTTTGGCTGAGAAAGCTTAAGGATGTTGTTTATATTAGGAAATAAAATAAGAGACTATAATTTAGGAGATATATTTTAGATTattttgagttatattaggaattgaatatcttgagaaccaagtcttatgtctcttgtgattgtataaatagcttgAAGGATTAATGAGAAAGAAACAccaaaattattatcaatgtaatcgtttaATGTTTCCGCGTT
This is a stretch of genomic DNA from Papaver somniferum cultivar HN1 chromosome 1, ASM357369v1, whole genome shotgun sequence. It encodes these proteins:
- the LOC113324259 gene encoding putative disease resistance protein RGA3, yielding MPADFNTTVAQMVCNDDSVGAWVCVSDPFDTFEILRGIIESIKKENCVKPSNVDVLANQVKEILIRKKYLLVLDDLWNEDTEDWGKLKRFIDCGGLGSKILVTTRSQRVASAVGSSVYNLKKLSDEVCWSFIEKKLSSQGGAVLTPEMTSIGKEIAEKCDGLPLAANSLGSLMCSRRDESYWLSIVNDINRLRGTSEHKKVISILKLSYDNLPSPLKQCFSYCCIFPKDWKINREMLIRLWMAEGFLLPSVGGENISLEEIGNEYFEHLVWSSFFQDVQESVISGDSVVTCKMHDLVHDLALSVLDCNEFGITKVKDGKEQVSDVRRLQLQFDGGRRMTSPNVLLNAMKLRTIIAVQPENFSHVNSFFRHKCLRILCPLGYWVGCSLSRGFDRQICSASPISKLKHLRYLDLSFIDLSREVSLSHSYNLQTLILVGCENVPSRFVSKIGSLKSLRHLDISYSDIKFIPENIGSLEHLSCLDVSNTQISKLPDSITRISSLKILKFDYCYYLDALPIELGALTGLRRLNLIDTNIQELPESCITNLCNLEIVRLGWECELPKEIKNWPKLRIFTL